One genomic window of Nitrosomonas sp. Is35 includes the following:
- a CDS encoding response regulator transcription factor — translation MNNPLILVVEDENALRENITAIIAHYGFQVISAPSGEAGVKMAVESNPDIIICDIMLPGIDGFEVLAQIKQAQQSTTHAFIFLTAKSTRSDTRAGMNMGADDYLTKPFTKEELLNSIKARMEKLAQIRQSQPEKDALIEASLEKITSLTKAERKVLNKIAEGFTTPQIAEKLFVSKKTIENHRVNISRKLDLSGPNSLINFALRLRAQKSTIHFPDNVPAAPSH, via the coding sequence ATGAATAATCCGCTGATTCTCGTGGTGGAAGATGAAAATGCATTGCGCGAAAACATTACCGCCATTATTGCGCATTACGGATTCCAGGTAATCAGCGCACCATCGGGTGAAGCCGGTGTGAAAATGGCAGTGGAATCGAATCCGGACATTATTATCTGCGACATCATGCTACCGGGAATCGACGGTTTTGAAGTGTTGGCACAAATCAAGCAAGCCCAGCAATCAACGACTCACGCCTTTATTTTTCTTACCGCAAAGTCAACACGCTCGGATACCCGTGCAGGTATGAACATGGGTGCGGATGATTACCTCACCAAGCCGTTCACGAAAGAGGAATTGTTAAACAGCATCAAAGCCCGGATGGAGAAGTTAGCGCAAATACGGCAGAGTCAGCCGGAAAAGGATGCGTTGATCGAGGCATCGCTGGAAAAAATAACGAGTCTTACCAAAGCGGAACGTAAGGTGCTCAACAAGATAGCCGAGGGCTTCACGACACCGCAGATTGCCGAGAAACTGTTTGTGAGCAAAAAGACGATTGAGAATCATCGCGTCAATATTTCCCGTAAACTCGATCTGAGCGGCCCGAATAGCCTGATCAATTTTGCGTTGCGATTAAGAGCGCAAAAATCGACTATTCATTTTCCCGATAATGTGCCTGCGGCACCCTCCCATTGA
- a CDS encoding CopD family protein: MIEIIAAFARWSQLTANLVLFGSCVFLAIIWQRKDILETPWITRLEKIFPWLAGVIVAGLIGILATTASDATGDVANAWNPAVWLDIVQQTQIGHIWAARALLAILLLGAVLKIHPVDRVRGHYAVWAFLAALPIIAGTLMSHSSADEMSFTAIAPYAIHILLAGIWFGALPAFLLILLNLRKEMGFTAMQTAVGYLKKFSAIALPVMLLLMITGVIVTDRLVDEKYYALVASAYGWLLNFKLTILAIILVIAYQARNRWLPLLERSENEHNRDSTAHLTQWVRIEFVLALLLVLFATVLANTLPAKHAMVENWPYPFRFSINATWDDPDVQEKVWSGLALFGMALGTVWLGARLHWSRAVKILVPGVLGVSSMALALPPLAVEAFPETYKKPTVPIDAISIVTGSHLYAEHCVSCHGPQGKGTKPVADPDLRDPTDLLTQQHTAKYTVGNVFHQLSQGIPGTEMPGFADKLSEEDRWDLINFLHAMSRGFDARLLGSMIVPETPSIASPVFNYSASDGSSGNLKDFRLQKNVLMVLFAWPQAKERFFQLAASYDRIRDLNTEILAVPIHPLTDEQLQQITEIAPFPIVTEGWQEIKDAYWWYRRVRVVPDLSGKGMFPQHMEFVTDRFGYLRARWVAQFEGFGWQNVGALTLQLTQLNQEGEIMPPPGEHAH; the protein is encoded by the coding sequence ATGATTGAAATCATTGCTGCATTTGCCCGGTGGTCGCAACTGACCGCCAATTTGGTCCTATTTGGAAGCTGTGTTTTTCTCGCCATTATCTGGCAGCGTAAAGACATTCTTGAAACGCCCTGGATAACGCGGTTGGAGAAGATATTTCCATGGCTGGCGGGCGTGATCGTCGCCGGACTCATCGGTATTTTGGCGACCACCGCCAGCGATGCCACCGGCGATGTCGCCAATGCGTGGAATCCCGCTGTCTGGCTGGATATCGTGCAACAAACGCAAATCGGTCATATCTGGGCGGCGCGTGCGCTGCTGGCTATACTGTTATTGGGTGCGGTACTAAAAATTCATCCGGTTGACCGGGTGCGGGGGCACTATGCCGTGTGGGCGTTTCTGGCGGCGTTGCCAATCATTGCCGGTACTTTGATGAGCCATTCAAGCGCCGATGAAATGTCATTTACAGCCATCGCGCCGTATGCCATTCATATTTTGCTGGCGGGTATTTGGTTTGGCGCGTTACCGGCCTTTTTGCTGATTTTGTTGAATCTGCGCAAGGAAATGGGTTTTACCGCGATGCAAACGGCCGTTGGCTACCTGAAGAAATTCTCCGCGATCGCTTTACCCGTCATGCTTTTGCTGATGATTACCGGCGTGATCGTCACAGACCGGCTGGTGGATGAAAAATACTACGCCTTGGTCGCGAGCGCCTATGGCTGGCTGCTGAATTTCAAACTGACCATTCTGGCCATTATTCTGGTGATTGCCTACCAAGCGCGTAATCGCTGGTTGCCGTTGCTGGAACGGAGCGAAAACGAACACAACCGTGACAGCACCGCGCATTTGACGCAATGGGTGCGCATCGAATTCGTGTTGGCGCTGCTGCTGGTGCTGTTCGCTACCGTTTTGGCGAACACATTGCCAGCCAAGCATGCGATGGTCGAAAACTGGCCGTACCCATTCCGTTTTTCCATCAACGCGACCTGGGATGATCCTGATGTGCAGGAGAAAGTGTGGTCTGGCTTGGCGTTGTTTGGCATGGCGCTCGGTACAGTCTGGCTGGGTGCCAGATTGCATTGGAGCCGGGCGGTGAAGATTCTGGTGCCGGGCGTGCTGGGAGTCAGCTCGATGGCGCTGGCGCTGCCGCCGCTGGCTGTCGAAGCGTTTCCGGAAACGTATAAAAAACCGACGGTACCGATCGATGCGATTTCCATCGTCACCGGTTCGCATTTGTACGCCGAACATTGCGTGAGCTGTCATGGCCCGCAAGGCAAGGGCACCAAACCGGTCGCCGATCCCGATTTACGCGATCCCACCGACTTGCTGACTCAGCAACATACCGCGAAATACACCGTCGGCAACGTATTTCATCAGTTATCGCAGGGTATCCCGGGAACCGAAATGCCCGGATTCGCGGATAAATTATCCGAAGAAGACCGCTGGGATTTGATCAATTTTCTGCACGCCATGTCACGCGGTTTCGATGCCCGCTTGCTCGGCAGCATGATCGTTCCCGAAACCCCTTCGATCGCATCACCAGTGTTCAATTATTCCGCCAGCGATGGCTCCAGTGGCAATCTCAAGGATTTCCGTCTGCAGAAAAATGTGCTGATGGTGTTATTTGCCTGGCCACAAGCGAAAGAGCGCTTTTTCCAGCTGGCAGCATCGTATGACCGGATCCGCGATCTCAACACCGAAATATTGGCGGTGCCAATTCATCCGCTGACCGATGAACAATTGCAGCAGATCACCGAAATCGCGCCATTCCCGATCGTCACCGAGGGCTGGCAGGAAATCAAGGATGCCTACTGGTGGTACCGGCGTGTCCGGGTCGTGCCGGACTTGTCGGGCAAAGGCATGTTCCCGCAACACATGGAATTCGTCACCGATCGCTTCGGCTACCTGCGCGCGCGCTGGGTGGCACAGTTTGAAGGATTCGGCTGGCAAAATGTCGGCGCCTTGACGCTGCAATTGACACAACTCAACCAGGAGGGCGAAATCATGCCACCGCCCGGGGAGCATGCGCATTGA
- the tpx gene encoding thiol peroxidase: protein MVTLKGKPIKLEGTFPKVGQKAPAFSLVNRDLQDVTLANYAGKKKVLNIVPSLDTPVCAISTRKFNQQASNMDNTVVLIIAADLPFAMSRFCDAEGLDKVITLSTMRGANFMKDYGVFIADSAFGGITARAVIVLDESDTIIHAELVPEIADEPNYDAALAALKK, encoded by the coding sequence ATGGTTACTTTAAAAGGAAAGCCGATCAAACTTGAAGGCACTTTTCCCAAAGTTGGACAAAAAGCGCCTGCTTTTTCTTTAGTCAATCGCGATTTGCAAGATGTCACGCTGGCCAATTATGCCGGTAAAAAGAAAGTATTGAACATCGTGCCCAGTTTGGATACGCCGGTGTGTGCGATTTCCACGCGTAAATTCAATCAACAAGCGAGCAATATGGACAACACCGTAGTGTTGATCATTGCCGCTGATTTGCCTTTTGCGATGAGCCGTTTCTGCGATGCCGAAGGATTGGATAAGGTGATTACGTTGTCAACCATGCGCGGCGCGAATTTCATGAAAGATTATGGCGTTTTCATCGCTGACAGCGCGTTTGGCGGCATTACCGCGCGTGCAGTGATCGTGCTGGATGAATCGGATACCATTATTCACGCCGAGCTGGTTCCGGAAATTGCCGATGAACCCAACTACGATGCAGCTCTAGCTGCTTTGAAGAAATAA
- a CDS encoding methane monooxygenase/ammonia monooxygenase subunit C, which produces MATTYGTSSSASSADYDMSLWYDSKYYKLGMLTMLLVAIFWIWYQRTFAYSHGMDSMEPEFDKVWMGLWRVHMTLMPLFALVTWGWILKTRDTKEQLDNLDPKLEVKRYFYWMMWLGVYLFGVYWGGSFFTEQDASWHQVIIRDTSFTPSHVVVFYGSFPMYIVCGVASYLYAMTRLPLYSRGTSFPLVMAIAGPLMILPNVGLNEWGHAFWFMEELFSAPLHWGFVILGWAGLFSGGIAAQIITRYSNLTDVIWNGQSKEILNNRIVP; this is translated from the coding sequence ATGGCAACAACTTATGGCACGAGTAGCAGTGCATCAAGTGCTGACTATGATATGTCGCTGTGGTATGACTCAAAATACTACAAACTGGGTATGTTAACCATGCTGCTGGTTGCGATATTCTGGATCTGGTACCAAAGAACGTTTGCATACTCACACGGTATGGACTCGATGGAACCGGAATTTGACAAAGTATGGATGGGCCTGTGGCGTGTTCACATGACCCTGATGCCTTTGTTTGCGTTAGTAACCTGGGGTTGGATATTGAAAACCCGTGATACCAAAGAGCAACTGGACAATCTCGATCCGAAACTGGAAGTGAAACGCTACTTCTACTGGATGATGTGGCTGGGCGTGTATCTGTTTGGTGTTTACTGGGGCGGCAGCTTCTTCACCGAACAAGACGCATCCTGGCACCAAGTGATTATTCGTGACACCAGCTTTACCCCAAGTCACGTGGTGGTGTTCTATGGTTCATTCCCGATGTACATCGTATGTGGCGTAGCATCATACCTGTACGCGATGACCCGTCTGCCACTGTACAGCCGCGGCACATCGTTCCCGCTGGTGATGGCAATTGCTGGCCCGCTGATGATTCTGCCAAACGTAGGTTTGAACGAATGGGGTCACGCATTCTGGTTCATGGAAGAACTGTTCAGCGCGCCACTGCACTGGGGCTTTGTAATTCTGGGCTGGGCAGGTTTATTCTCGGGTGGTATTGCAGCACAAATCATCACCCGTTACTCGAACCTGACCGATGTGATCTGGAATGGTCAAAGTAAAGAAATTCTGAACAACCGGATCGTTCCTTGA
- a CDS encoding sensor histidine kinase yields the protein MNYRPNFNLATFDSLESQQRRLSLLCKTAEIGEWSYVFSTDFTVWSDYLYDFYELDKDFECTELLQSTQLYQGSEKEKMQALIAHVTATKKERSDDFMIVMQDGRVKWHTTTIHPILDAYGEITGLYGILQNITARKNSELDLQRMAYVAEKTNGIVMITDPEKKIIWINNSFEEILGYRSEEVIGLDPAAFLQGEETSIETIREITRSLRSSGTFSGEILNYTKSGEKIWLYLNIAAVYDDAGKLINYVAVENDITVIKTAEHRLQKAMEKERELNRFKTQFVSLASHQFRTPLATIRSSIDLLDLRMESAGLSTAFIEFFQKHKAIMAEETTRMTELMENILDIGRIDEGKIELTKKHLPFRQFMDAFVRSNVEPNEQQRKLDYYFDAPNCIVNIDEIVLRNVLRNIVSNAFKYSEGKQAPEMTVKLQDDVYLITVKDHGIGIPEKDQAFLFQSFFRASNAKVYPGSGLGLMIAKKLITLHGGDISLESRAGSGCTITIQLPV from the coding sequence ATGAACTATAGACCTAATTTCAATCTGGCAACTTTTGATTCACTCGAATCGCAGCAAAGGCGGCTGTCTTTACTGTGCAAAACCGCGGAGATCGGTGAGTGGTCTTATGTCTTCTCTACGGATTTTACCGTCTGGTCGGATTATCTCTATGATTTTTACGAATTAGATAAGGATTTTGAATGCACTGAGCTGTTGCAAAGTACACAGCTCTACCAAGGTTCCGAAAAAGAAAAAATGCAAGCTCTGATTGCGCATGTCACTGCCACGAAAAAAGAACGCAGCGATGATTTCATGATTGTCATGCAGGATGGCCGGGTCAAATGGCATACCACCACGATTCACCCGATACTGGATGCGTATGGCGAGATCACCGGTTTATACGGTATTTTGCAAAATATTACCGCGCGGAAGAACAGTGAGCTGGATCTGCAACGAATGGCCTATGTGGCAGAGAAAACCAACGGTATCGTGATGATTACCGATCCCGAAAAGAAGATTATCTGGATCAATAACAGTTTTGAGGAAATCCTGGGATACCGGTCGGAAGAGGTCATAGGGCTTGATCCGGCTGCTTTTCTACAAGGTGAAGAAACATCAATCGAGACTATCCGCGAGATTACCCGTTCACTCCGCAGCAGCGGAACCTTTTCCGGTGAAATTCTGAATTACACCAAAAGCGGTGAAAAAATATGGCTTTATCTCAATATTGCCGCGGTATACGATGACGCCGGAAAATTGATCAATTACGTTGCGGTAGAAAATGACATCACGGTGATCAAAACGGCCGAGCACCGGCTGCAAAAAGCCATGGAAAAAGAGCGTGAACTGAACCGCTTTAAAACCCAGTTTGTCAGTCTGGCGTCACACCAATTCCGCACGCCGCTAGCGACCATCCGTTCCAGCATCGATCTGCTGGATCTGAGAATGGAATCGGCCGGACTGAGTACTGCCTTTATCGAGTTTTTTCAGAAACACAAAGCCATTATGGCGGAAGAAACAACCCGCATGACCGAGTTGATGGAAAACATTCTGGATATCGGGCGGATCGACGAGGGCAAGATTGAGCTGACCAAGAAGCATCTTCCCTTCCGGCAATTCATGGATGCATTTGTGCGATCAAATGTTGAACCCAACGAGCAGCAAAGGAAACTGGACTACTATTTTGACGCACCCAACTGTATCGTCAATATAGATGAAATTGTGCTGCGAAATGTTTTACGCAATATTGTGTCGAACGCCTTTAAGTATTCCGAAGGAAAGCAAGCCCCGGAAATGACCGTGAAACTGCAAGACGATGTCTATTTGATTACCGTTAAAGATCATGGCATCGGCATTCCGGAAAAGGATCAAGCGTTTCTGTTTCAGTCGTTTTTCCGCGCGTCCAATGCCAAGGTATATCCGGGGAGCGGGCTCGGTTTGATGATTGCGAAGAAACTGATCACATTGCACGGCGGGGATATTAGTCTTGAAAGCCGGGCCGGTAGCGGTTGCACGATCACCATTCAATTGCCGGTATAA
- a CDS encoding YMGG-like glycine zipper-containing protein, giving the protein MLLLRNLMIVTTAAWLTACVHLPTGPSVMALPGSGKNFDQFRSDELVCKQYAYEQVDGNTPRQASRMSGMQSATLGAGLGAAAGAALGGGHGAAVGAGIGLLFGSLLGSNTASASGYSSQQRYDNSYVQCMYAMGHRVPVDGRISANPSGGNTMNRKPVTRSDQFIPPPPPAGNPPPPPSR; this is encoded by the coding sequence ATGTTACTCCTGAGAAACTTAATGATTGTCACGACGGCCGCCTGGCTGACCGCTTGCGTTCATCTGCCAACCGGCCCCAGCGTAATGGCATTGCCGGGTTCCGGAAAAAACTTCGATCAGTTTCGTTCGGATGAATTGGTATGCAAGCAGTATGCGTACGAACAAGTCGACGGCAACACACCCCGGCAAGCATCGCGGATGAGCGGCATGCAGAGCGCAACTTTGGGTGCCGGGTTGGGTGCCGCTGCCGGTGCAGCATTGGGAGGCGGTCACGGCGCGGCGGTAGGTGCCGGGATCGGTCTGTTATTCGGAAGTTTATTGGGATCAAATACGGCGTCAGCTTCGGGCTATTCCAGCCAGCAGCGCTATGACAACAGTTATGTTCAGTGCATGTACGCCATGGGACATCGTGTTCCCGTCGACGGAAGAATCTCTGCTAACCCATCGGGGGGCAATACTATGAACAGGAAACCGGTTACACGATCCGATCAGTTCATACCTCCCCCACCTCCGGCAGGCAATCCACCGCCACCGCCGTCACGTTAG
- the gcvH gene encoding glycine cleavage system protein GcvH, protein MSIPTNLKYSKSHEWVRSEADGTVTVGITHHAQELLGDMVFIELPDVGRKLKQKEECAVAESVKAAADVYSPISGEVTEVNAPLVDEPGKINEDAFSAWLFKMKPSNPAEIDGLLDAAAYTELVENEDH, encoded by the coding sequence ATGAGTATTCCAACCAATTTGAAATATAGTAAATCCCATGAGTGGGTGAGATCTGAGGCCGACGGCACGGTAACTGTTGGGATTACCCATCACGCGCAGGAATTGCTCGGCGATATGGTGTTTATCGAATTGCCGGATGTCGGACGCAAGCTCAAACAAAAAGAAGAATGTGCCGTGGCGGAATCCGTCAAAGCGGCTGCCGATGTGTATTCACCGATTTCCGGTGAAGTGACCGAGGTGAATGCTCCGCTGGTCGATGAGCCGGGAAAAATCAACGAAGATGCGTTTTCTGCCTGGCTGTTCAAAATGAAACCTAGTAATCCTGCCGAGATCGACGGATTGCTGGATGCAGCGGCTTACACCGAATTGGTGGAAAACGAAGATCACTAA
- the gcvT gene encoding glycine cleavage system aminomethyltransferase GcvT: MLKMTPLNQTHRDMNAKMVDFGGWDMPLHYGSQLDEHHKVRQDAGMFDVSHMLPVDIKGDNVRGFLRQLVANNVDKLTVPGKALYSCMLTPQAGIIDDLIIYFLSETWFRIVVNAGTADKDVAWMLKQRDALAPHLEITPRRDMAMVAVQGPNARAKVWQVIPGSQAVTEELKQFQSAVVGQYFIARTGYTGEDGFEIILPAVDAPVFWKALHAAGVAPAGLGARDTLRLEAGMNLYGQDMDETKHPLESGLAWTVDLKSERDFIGKQVLLDTAVTHQLVGLVLIDRGVLRSHQEVVGQKDGAEYKGEITSGGFSPTMNQSIALARVPVQIAVGDEVDVIVRDKKLRAKVVKYPFVRNGKVLV; this comes from the coding sequence GTGCTGAAAATGACACCCCTGAATCAAACCCACCGCGATATGAACGCCAAAATGGTGGATTTTGGCGGCTGGGATATGCCGCTGCATTACGGCTCGCAATTGGATGAACACCATAAAGTGCGCCAGGATGCGGGCATGTTCGATGTTTCTCACATGCTGCCGGTCGATATCAAAGGCGATAATGTGCGCGGTTTTCTGCGCCAGCTGGTCGCGAATAACGTCGATAAATTGACTGTTCCAGGCAAAGCCCTGTATTCCTGTATGCTGACCCCGCAGGCCGGCATTATCGACGATCTAATCATTTACTTTTTGTCCGAAACCTGGTTCCGCATTGTGGTCAACGCGGGCACGGCCGATAAGGATGTGGCCTGGATGCTCAAACAACGCGACGCGCTGGCGCCTCATTTGGAAATTACTCCGCGGCGCGATATGGCTATGGTGGCGGTTCAAGGCCCCAATGCTCGTGCCAAAGTCTGGCAAGTGATCCCCGGTTCGCAAGCGGTGACGGAAGAATTAAAGCAGTTTCAATCCGCGGTCGTGGGACAATATTTCATTGCCCGTACCGGCTATACCGGTGAAGATGGCTTTGAAATTATCCTGCCCGCTGTCGACGCGCCGGTATTTTGGAAAGCGCTGCATGCCGCCGGTGTTGCTCCGGCCGGGTTGGGTGCGCGCGATACGTTGCGGCTTGAGGCCGGAATGAATTTATACGGTCAGGATATGGACGAAACCAAGCATCCGTTGGAATCCGGTCTGGCCTGGACGGTTGATCTGAAAAGCGAGCGCGATTTCATTGGCAAGCAGGTATTGCTGGATACTGCCGTGACGCACCAATTGGTTGGATTGGTATTGATCGATCGCGGTGTATTGCGTAGCCACCAAGAGGTTGTCGGTCAGAAAGACGGTGCCGAATACAAAGGTGAAATCACCAGCGGCGGTTTTTCCCCCACGATGAATCAATCGATTGCTTTGGCGCGCGTGCCGGTGCAAATAGCCGTCGGCGATGAGGTCGATGTGATCGTTCGGGATAAGAAGCTGCGTGCCAAGGTGGTAAAATACCCGTTCGTGCGTAACGGAAAAGTGCTGGTTTAA
- a CDS encoding retropepsin-like aspartic protease: MSIQDRDYLHRKRDKEKTQSTEQKTVARHSTQWPWKTVIRDIFCWTVLALTLLTVFQYFQSFNQPYAQPASNSLVTITGPTGCGALPQHGAAYLIDPSVMKRTDVLYAGLEIQNNYDHPMVAVLWDSAGVQQQLALSIHAGNSLQLSVPVGKYGMQVLVGSDWCNLKKGFTDGAIVSVAGGISIDAGSTTSMQFSGSGLRPIQLALAYSQSQPASAPEVEQSAEVIGSGKMELKQTRDGHYFSPGTVNGAPVVFMVDTGATVVSISAGIAARAGIRECAPRQVLTANGQVKACVATVAEVTFGSFRLTQVDVMVMPNMPGDALLGMNVLRNFRIEQAGKVMQISTP; this comes from the coding sequence ATGAGCATCCAGGATCGAGATTATTTGCACCGGAAACGTGATAAAGAAAAAACACAGTCTACGGAACAAAAGACCGTGGCAAGACATTCTACGCAGTGGCCGTGGAAAACGGTGATCCGGGATATTTTTTGTTGGACTGTTCTGGCGCTGACCTTGCTCACTGTCTTTCAGTATTTTCAATCGTTCAATCAGCCTTATGCCCAACCCGCGAGCAATTCCCTGGTTACGATCACCGGACCAACCGGCTGTGGAGCATTGCCGCAACATGGAGCTGCTTATTTGATCGATCCATCGGTGATGAAACGCACTGATGTGCTGTATGCCGGACTGGAAATCCAAAATAACTACGATCATCCCATGGTGGCGGTATTATGGGATTCCGCAGGCGTTCAGCAGCAGCTCGCGCTATCGATCCATGCAGGCAATAGTCTTCAGCTTAGCGTGCCGGTTGGAAAATACGGGATGCAAGTTCTGGTCGGATCGGATTGGTGTAATTTGAAAAAAGGGTTTACCGACGGCGCTATCGTTTCCGTCGCTGGCGGAATCTCGATTGATGCCGGTTCCACGACATCGATGCAATTCAGCGGCTCCGGTCTGCGGCCAATTCAATTGGCGCTCGCTTATAGCCAATCGCAACCGGCCAGTGCACCAGAGGTTGAACAGTCCGCTGAGGTCATCGGTTCCGGAAAAATGGAGCTGAAACAGACACGGGATGGCCATTATTTCAGCCCGGGAACCGTCAACGGTGCTCCTGTGGTGTTTATGGTCGACACGGGCGCAACCGTCGTGTCGATTTCTGCCGGGATCGCGGCCCGGGCTGGCATCCGGGAATGCGCGCCGCGCCAGGTGCTAACCGCGAACGGTCAAGTCAAAGCATGTGTTGCAACAGTAGCGGAAGTCACATTCGGATCATTCCGGCTCACGCAAGTCGATGTGATGGTGATGCCCAATATGCCAGGAGATGCGTTGCTGGGGATGAATGTGCTGCGGAATTTCCGTATCGAGCAAGCCGGTAAAGTCATGCAGATTTCCACACCGTAG
- the gcvPA gene encoding aminomethyl-transferring glycine dehydrogenase subunit GcvPA translates to MPFIPHTEEDIAEMLASIGAKSIEDLFDEIPDELVSGELTGVPSGLSELEITRLMMERANQDGFYQNYIGAGAYEHHIPAAVWQITTRGEFYSSYTPYQAEASQGTLQLLYEYQSMMASLTGMDVSNASMYDGATALAEAALMAVRSHKTSRRILIPKTVHPVYRQVVRAIVSNQKIEVVELPFDTKTGQVDPASLAKTDFGDFAALVIPQPNFFGVLEQVDALTDWAQSKGALAIGVVNPTALALLTPPGEWGSKGADIAVGEGQPLGIPLSSGGPYFGFMACKNELVRQMPGRIIGRTTDLDGKEGFVLTLQAREQHIRRSKATSNICTNQGLMVTAATIYMSLTGPEGLRRIAAQSHANTLNLVEQLEKTVGVKRTFSGPTFHETVLTLPKPTAEVLAKLKQKGILGGFDLHAHYPELGNALLVCATETKTAADLQNYASALKQALG, encoded by the coding sequence ATGCCGTTTATTCCACATACCGAAGAAGATATTGCCGAGATGCTTGCCAGCATAGGCGCGAAGTCAATTGAAGATCTGTTTGACGAGATTCCCGATGAACTCGTCAGCGGCGAGCTCACCGGTGTTCCATCCGGACTCAGCGAGCTGGAAATCACGCGTTTGATGATGGAACGCGCGAACCAGGATGGTTTCTACCAAAATTATATCGGCGCCGGTGCGTATGAGCATCACATTCCGGCTGCTGTATGGCAGATCACCACGCGCGGCGAATTTTATTCTTCGTATACGCCATATCAAGCGGAAGCCAGTCAGGGCACATTGCAACTGTTGTATGAATATCAGTCGATGATGGCCTCGCTGACCGGCATGGATGTCTCCAATGCCAGTATGTACGACGGCGCCACGGCGCTGGCGGAAGCGGCTTTGATGGCGGTGCGTTCGCATAAAACATCGCGCCGTATCCTGATTCCTAAAACCGTGCATCCGGTTTATCGCCAAGTGGTGCGCGCGATTGTCAGCAATCAGAAAATTGAAGTGGTCGAGCTACCGTTCGATACCAAAACCGGTCAAGTTGATCCGGCATCGCTGGCGAAAACGGATTTTGGCGACTTTGCCGCATTGGTGATTCCACAGCCGAATTTCTTCGGTGTGCTGGAACAAGTCGATGCGCTGACCGATTGGGCGCAGAGCAAAGGTGCACTTGCTATCGGCGTTGTCAATCCGACCGCACTGGCGCTATTGACGCCACCCGGCGAGTGGGGCAGCAAAGGTGCTGATATTGCCGTGGGCGAAGGCCAGCCGTTGGGCATTCCGCTCTCCAGCGGCGGCCCGTACTTTGGTTTTATGGCGTGTAAAAATGAACTGGTGCGCCAAATGCCGGGCCGTATCATCGGCCGCACTACCGATTTGGATGGTAAAGAAGGGTTTGTACTGACCTTGCAAGCACGCGAACAACATATCCGCCGCTCCAAAGCGACTTCCAATATTTGTACCAACCAAGGTTTGATGGTGACCGCTGCCACGATTTACATGTCGTTGACCGGCCCGGAAGGACTGCGCCGCATTGCTGCGCAATCGCACGCCAATACACTGAATCTGGTTGAACAATTGGAAAAAACCGTTGGCGTGAAAAGAACATTCAGCGGACCGACATTCCACGAAACCGTGCTGACTCTGCCAAAGCCGACCGCGGAGGTGTTAGCCAAGCTGAAACAGAAAGGTATCTTGGGCGGATTTGATCTGCATGCGCATTATCCTGAATTAGGTAACGCTTTGCTGGTTTGCGCGACTGAAACGAAAACGGCGGCCGACTTACAAAATTATGCCAGCGCATTGAAACAAGCGCTTGGTTAA